Sequence from the Bos indicus x Bos taurus breed Angus x Brahman F1 hybrid chromosome 16, Bos_hybrid_MaternalHap_v2.0, whole genome shotgun sequence genome:
TCTCTCTCCCCTACTCCACTTTGAGTTGCTGGCTCTGCTTCTGTCTTTGTCTCATGCTTCCTTCCATCGCCTCTATACTCTCTGAACACCTTCTGGCTTCCTTTAGAAGAAGAACAATTTCTATTTTTCCCTAGATGACAGTGACACGTCCTCAGATAGCTCTGACAGCTCAAACAGCTCAcctcccaccacctcccaggTAAGGGACACTCCAGCAGTCTGGGGTCACCTGGGCTACAGAGGTGGGAGCAAGGAAGGAGGGCCATGGAGTCATTGTAGCAGCCTTTGGTGAGGGTGGTCGGGTTTTCACTCACAGGCCTGTACCAACAACACAGAGCATCCACGCAAGGTGGGTCTGAGTGGGCTCGAACAATGAAGGTGCTCACAGGAAATCCCCTTCTCCCCATGACCCAGTTACTGGCCAAAGTCCACCCTGAGTCCCGACCTCACTTGGAGAGTCTccacatttttcttccttaagcCATTCGTTGCCGCAGGTACAAGGAGCAATCTCTCTCATTGCCTTGGCCCTGCTCTCAGACACGGCTACCTGGGACCCAGGTTCTTTCCCATCTGGCCCAGGGCGGGCCTCTTTGAGTTGAATACTTTCTCCAAACGTGGTAGGAATTTTGACccaaatttctttgctttttcccccAAGGTCACCAAGGATGTCAACTACACACAAGTAGTCTTTGCAGCCCCTGGAGATCGAAGAAATGACTCTGTCCTGGACTATGAGAACATAAAAGAAGCCACAGATTATGTCAATGTCAACCCAAAGAGGCAAAAGCCCGATTTCTGGACTTTTGTGAACCCTGCTGTCTCTGAGCCAGTGGAATACACTCAAGTGGTCATGTGAATCCTGGGCTTTTTAATGGGGTGCAGTTCCTTATGAATTCTTGCACTTATTTTATAgcaaaattactgtttttttgttttctttttttttaagaccagGCGTAGGAGGAAAAACAAGCCTGTATCTCAGCAAGAAACATTCAGATCAGGAAGAAATTCCAGGTTAAGCATGAAAACATTGGAGCATATCAGTAAAGAAAGTGATGAAGTCTTTctccataaaaattttttaaaagattttaatcaGCTGTAGTAGAGTTCTGTTTGACAGTCTAATGATTAAATGCCTCTCTAATCTCTTCAATTATTGGGAATAAACAActtccttaaaaattttaaataaatagcaaCCACCAGTTCCTCTTTTCCTCTGGCGTAACCTTGCATGCCGTTCCTTTTTGAGTGTTGGGTTTTGCTGAGTAAGCCTGCTCTGCCCTCAGAACTTTAAATAGTGCGCTTGAAAAGCTCACCATTTCACCCttgaatctgctgctgctgctaagtcacttcagtcgtgtccgactctgtgtgacccatagacggcagctcaccaggctcccccgtccctgggattctcaaggcaggaacactggagtgggttgccatttccttctccaatgcatgaaagtgaaaagtgacagtgaagtcgctcagtcgtgtccgacgcttcacaaccccatggactgcagcctaccaggctcctccatccatgggattttccaggcaagagtactggagtggggtgccatcgccttctccattgaaTCCGCTAGTTCTTAGGAATTAAAGATGACAGAGCCATctttatgttattaaaaaaaaaaaaaactttccaaattCAATCCAATAAAATTCAATACCTATTCTTGGtttgtggttgctgttgtttttacttttactaCCAATTTTGGTAGCAAAAGAACACTTTCTTAACCTAATTAAGTATAGTTTATCTGAAACCAGCTGATGACATGATGTTTAACTGTAAGGCCTTAGACTCAGTCTCACTAAATCATAAACAAAGTGGGAATGTCCAAAAGCCTACCATTTCCTTTACTCTCCAAC
This genomic interval carries:
- the RHEX gene encoding regulator of hemoglobinization and erythroid cell expansion protein; the protein is MEVWHGVVIAVVSLILQTCLLAVINYLLSRHMAKEIERILKGARSQAPSLCPTHCCPPAAEERKETRAERNVLVPEPRYRHDSDTSSDSSDSSNSSPPTTSQVTKDVNYTQVVFAAPGDRRNDSVLDYENIKEATDYVNVNPKRQKPDFWTFVNPAVSEPVEYTQVVM